The proteins below are encoded in one region of Streptomyces puniciscabiei:
- a CDS encoding ScbA/BarX family gamma-butyrolactone biosynthesis protein, producing the protein MQFTRTLPKELVHRAAVAEVFLTDMEYHGEDELLLGAQLPRRHAFYHDTLGPRDRHDPLLLLEVCRQGIFVVAHRCFDVPLGYKFLLRTVEFEVPHASALTMGDGPTEAVITTHVEHRFRVRTGVTGLRLRFALAIGPQVALLARIGYSWMRPEDWTGLRAGQRGALGLPDGPVALPGPRVAAALVGRRDPANTVISPPRATGDGGRTARLTADTGHPTLYDHWVDHVPGMLELEAFRQLALTAAVAAGTVRTPTVLPLGLAARFRCFAEMDLPLECRTAPVRPGADIECTLRQPGAVAAEARIRLADPDLDPAGLAGAAAAARGAA; encoded by the coding sequence ATGCAGTTCACCCGGACACTCCCCAAGGAGCTGGTGCACCGCGCCGCGGTCGCCGAGGTCTTCCTGACCGACATGGAGTACCACGGCGAGGACGAACTGCTGCTGGGCGCGCAGCTCCCCCGCCGCCACGCCTTCTACCACGACACCCTCGGCCCCCGTGACCGGCACGATCCGCTGCTGCTGCTCGAGGTGTGCCGGCAGGGCATCTTCGTGGTCGCCCACCGCTGTTTCGACGTGCCCTTGGGGTACAAGTTCCTGCTGCGCACGGTCGAGTTCGAGGTGCCGCACGCATCGGCCCTCACCATGGGAGACGGTCCCACGGAGGCCGTCATCACCACGCATGTCGAGCACCGGTTCCGCGTCCGCACCGGGGTGACCGGCCTGCGGCTGCGCTTCGCCCTGGCCATCGGCCCGCAGGTGGCCCTGCTGGCCCGCATCGGCTACTCCTGGATGCGCCCGGAGGACTGGACCGGGCTGCGGGCCGGACAGCGCGGCGCGCTCGGCCTGCCCGACGGGCCCGTCGCGCTGCCCGGACCACGCGTCGCTGCGGCCCTCGTCGGGCGACGCGACCCGGCCAACACGGTGATCTCCCCGCCGCGCGCCACGGGCGACGGCGGCCGCACGGCACGGCTGACCGCCGACACCGGGCATCCCACCCTCTACGACCACTGGGTCGACCACGTGCCCGGCATGCTGGAACTGGAGGCTTTCCGCCAACTCGCCCTGACGGCGGCCGTGGCGGCCGGCACCGTCCGCACGCCCACGGTGCTTCCGCTCGGCCTGGCCGCCCGGTTCCGCTGCTTCGCCGAGATGGACCTGCCGCTGGAGTGCCGGACCGCCCCGGTCCGGCCCGGTGCCGACATCGAGTGCACCCTGCGCCAGCCCGGCGCCGTGGCTGCCGAGGCGCGGATCAGGCTCGCCGACCCGGACCTCGACCCGGCCGGCCTGGCGGGTGCCGCCGCGGCGGCCCGGGGAGCGGCATGA
- a CDS encoding nucleoside-diphosphate kinase: MTTAHLAEPPRGIPVSPLLTCQPAKQRLYGADTYYQESHEQLATLTEDVPGFAHRHAMLLLKPDAVVARRLDAAVYWLAGQGFRIVGAAVTRLTRTMIRSLWYFQWNLATPYRRRLAALFLEDADALVLLVRAVHDLDVPASVELTRLKGPTDPDARQPGQLRHLLGRYSYLLNLVHTPDEPADVLRELAVHFDDSARERLFRTALAGDDRLADALELTGRLYAATKPRDLDFQPAVERLRDLMSPHCGTDAGARQLLETAWRHGIELDPWDAVIVGSTVLPMRQPGRAPVLDGADADAWRRHLRAVRATLT, translated from the coding sequence ATGACCACCGCGCACCTCGCCGAGCCCCCGCGCGGCATTCCCGTCTCCCCGCTGCTCACCTGCCAGCCCGCCAAACAGCGGCTGTACGGCGCCGACACCTACTACCAGGAGAGTCACGAGCAGCTCGCCACCCTCACCGAGGACGTCCCGGGCTTCGCCCACCGGCACGCGATGCTGCTGCTCAAACCGGACGCCGTGGTGGCCCGCAGGCTGGACGCGGCGGTGTACTGGCTGGCCGGGCAGGGCTTCAGGATCGTCGGAGCGGCGGTCACCCGGCTGACCCGCACCATGATCCGCTCCTTGTGGTACTTCCAGTGGAACCTCGCCACCCCTTACCGCAGGAGGCTCGCGGCCCTGTTCCTCGAGGACGCCGACGCCCTCGTGCTGCTGGTCCGAGCCGTCCACGACCTGGACGTCCCCGCATCGGTCGAACTGACCCGGCTCAAGGGCCCCACGGACCCCGACGCCCGGCAGCCCGGCCAACTGCGTCATCTCCTCGGCCGCTACAGCTACCTGCTGAACCTGGTGCACACCCCTGACGAACCCGCCGACGTCCTGCGGGAGCTGGCCGTCCATTTCGACGACAGCGCACGCGAGCGTCTGTTCCGCACCGCCCTCGCCGGCGACGACCGCCTTGCGGACGCCCTGGAGCTGACCGGGCGGCTCTACGCCGCGACCAAGCCCCGGGACCTCGACTTCCAGCCCGCCGTGGAACGGCTGCGGGACCTCATGTCACCGCACTGCGGCACCGACGCGGGCGCGCGGCAGTTGCTGGAGACCGCGTGGCGGCACGGCATCGAACTCGACCCGTGGGACGCCGTCATCGTCGGCTCGACGGTGCTGCCCATGCGGCAGCCCGGCCGTGCGCCGGTGCTCGACGGAGCCGACGCCGACGCCTGGCGCCGCCACCTGCGGGCCGTCCGCGCCACCCTGACCTGA
- a CDS encoding SDR family oxidoreductase, whose product MPDPMTVLVTGAGGLVGAEVTARLTAAGHTVLALLHRTPRIVRNHGSELTPGPGRLTRITGDITRPRLGLTDDDRRLAAGADRIVHCAAVTDFGLPDERYDRVNVAGTRHVLALALADRTPLVHVSTAYVCGERDGTAREDETDLGQRLGNGYEKSKLGAETLVRTAATEGLPVSVVRPSIVTGAARTGRVRDFKTIYPVLRVLTRGLVRTVPGRYDAVLDLVPVDRVAHLVTEAATRFPEAEGRTLHAVGHELTLRDFSDVLAEYPSFHVPRFVPRSAFSAADLPDRERPYYHRVISLYETYFRRRVHFDDAQATVFSHRPAPAGARPYLRRLLDHCLMTGYLGPAPHRGPAAARPDGSTHR is encoded by the coding sequence ATGCCCGACCCGATGACGGTGCTGGTGACCGGAGCCGGCGGCCTCGTGGGCGCGGAGGTGACCGCCCGGCTCACCGCCGCGGGCCACACCGTGCTGGCGCTGCTGCACCGCACCCCCCGCATCGTCCGCAACCACGGAAGCGAGCTCACCCCCGGGCCGGGCAGGCTGACCCGGATCACCGGGGACATCACCCGCCCCCGCCTCGGGCTGACCGACGACGACCGGAGGCTCGCCGCCGGCGCCGACCGGATCGTGCACTGCGCCGCCGTCACCGACTTCGGACTGCCCGACGAACGCTACGACCGCGTCAACGTGGCGGGCACCCGGCACGTCCTGGCCCTGGCCCTCGCCGACCGCACACCGCTGGTGCACGTCAGCACCGCCTACGTGTGCGGGGAACGCGACGGCACCGCACGCGAGGACGAAACCGATCTGGGGCAACGCCTGGGCAACGGCTACGAGAAGAGCAAACTCGGCGCCGAGACGCTGGTCCGCACGGCGGCGACCGAGGGCCTGCCGGTGAGCGTGGTGCGCCCGAGCATCGTCACCGGGGCCGCCCGCACCGGCCGCGTCCGCGACTTCAAGACCATCTACCCCGTGCTGCGGGTCCTCACCCGGGGCCTGGTGCGTACCGTGCCGGGCCGCTACGACGCCGTCCTCGACCTGGTCCCCGTCGACCGGGTCGCCCACCTGGTGACCGAGGCCGCCACCCGCTTCCCCGAGGCCGAGGGCCGCACCCTGCACGCCGTCGGGCACGAGCTGACGCTGCGGGACTTCTCCGACGTCCTGGCCGAGTACCCCTCCTTCCACGTGCCGCGGTTCGTCCCGCGGTCCGCGTTCTCCGCCGCGGACCTGCCCGACCGGGAACGCCCCTACTACCACCGCGTCATCTCCCTGTACGAGACCTACTTCCGGCGGCGTGTCCACTTCGACGACGCCCAGGCGACGGTCTTCAGCCACCGGCCGGCGCCGGCCGGCGCACGACCGTACCTGCGCCGCCTCCTCGACCACTGCCTCATGACCGGCTATCTCGGCCCGGCCCCGCACCGGGGACCGGCCGCCGCCCGACCCGACGGGAGCACCCATCGATGA